In the genome of Anabrus simplex isolate iqAnaSimp1 chromosome 2, ASM4041472v1, whole genome shotgun sequence, the window GCAGAGTGTCTGGCAGGTATTAATGTCATCTTTGTAAATAGGCATAAAGGATCTGCAGATTTTACTTGCCCTTACTGTTGTAAATAGGCATAAATGATCTGCAGATTTTACTTGCCCTTACTGACTCATCACAAAGTTACATATTTGTAACTTACGAACATGCTCAATCATAAGAAAAGATTGAGAATTCTGTGACTGCATTTGGTACAGAATTCACTGACAAAATCATTCCTAATTATTCACCAGATGAAATTCTAAATACTGACCAGTTTGGATTTAATTATAAAATTCACAAAGATTGCACACTACCTAGCATCTGTGTAAGAGACAATTGTCAGAGAGAAATCATCATCTGGAACATCCACATTGGTATACAATTCACTCCATCGTATCCATGGAAGGTTAACTTATCTCTCCACTTCTTATTGTTTTGTGTGAACCAACTGGCACATTTGTTCCCCTTGTGCAACAGAATATGAGCTGACCTTCTAATATATACAGATATAACTTGTCCAAAATCTGGCAAAGTGGACAAGAGTATTCTTGAACAATAAGGTTGGAACAAAATGTTATCTGGTTCTAGATTCATTTCCACTCCATCAAAAAAATCTGTTTGTAATTCCagatacatagaaatgaaaaggtcagcacaggatagggtggcatggagaactacatcaaaccagtctatggactaacgATCCAAACAACAACAATTCCAGATAAACACAGACAGGTAACCATTCCACCTGGTGCAACTTCCCTTTGGATGCATACTTTTTTGGCCAAAGGAAAAAGTTTGCCAAATGTTTTTGTGAGAGACCTTTTTTAGACATCATTGATGTTTATCTCCAGAGCCAGAACTCTACCATCAACCTTCATGCGCTTATCCATAAGCAGATTAGTGCCCTCATATTCGATAACATGATTAAGCATGCCTGGAAGAAAGCTAAAttttccagttgaatgtgatgccTTTGATGCTCCTGACAATGTTAGCAGGGACACTGAAGATTCAAGTTGCTCAACTCCCAACTGTATAAATGCACCATTCACCCAATGTGCTTACCATTGTTTACATTTGTGCTCAACAGATTTTGACATCAAGATCCACAAATGTGTTTAAGTATATGTAAGGACAGCTAAAGAATGATAATTATTTATGGCTGGGTGTCCTTCAGTATTCATTATTATGCCAATACCTATCTAGGCTCAGAAACAAGTATAATTACCACTGTGAGCAGCTAAAATTGATACAATAAGCATTGATTACAGTTGAACCTTTCATCAAATTTTATTTTATACCATTGTCAGTCAGACACTCTGTGAATGATCATTGCCAGATAATGAGGAACCTCTCTTTATTTGGTGGTCAGTATTTATGGGATCCTAATGTACTTCAAAACTACCATACTATACATAGTACAGTTTCTGTAGTAATCATTTAATTTCTTGAAAGATGAATAATTCCTTCAAACATTAAAGCTGAGACCTGTAAGGTGTAAATAGAAATAGCCCACCATCATCAATAAGATGATAACTATTACCTATTGGTTCTGCTGGAAGATAAGAATTTACAACTAACCAAACAAATTTTTTCTCCCCGTTTACTGACTATTCTTCAAGTTATGTAGTTTAGTTACCTTTAAACTCAGATGATGATGGTCCAGCAGTTGCTGCTGCTATTCCTTCCCATTCTCTAACATCTGTGGAGATATCAGGACGAGTTCCTCGTATAATAACAGGTGTGACGATCCTTCCTTGTACTGAGAGAGTGGATGAATTATTCATACTGATATTTGAAGTATTCTGAAAATTCTTCACTGTGGAGATATTTTCTCTGAAGTTATCATTATTACCAGTCAAATTCAGTAGAGGCTGAGTTCTACTCTGAAAAACAACTGTCCTtgatttattcttaatattttcttCTTGTAGTCTATGATTATTTTCAGAAAAACTAACCTTTGGAAAATTAGTTTGAAATCTACTTTCTTCAGATTTGTCAAGACTTTCATTTGAATTAGAAAGTGCTTGTGCCTTCTGTGAAGCACTGTGCGTTGCTACTCGTCTGTTGCCTCTGGATACTGCATGAAGTTCAGGACTCCGTGCTCCAGCTGATTGTCCCTGCTTATTTGTCCTTGAAGCTGAGGAAGCATTACAAGCTGGGATGCGGGGAACACTTCTAGTAGTAGAAGTGCGGGGATCACTTCTAGTAGTAGAATTCTGTCCATGAAGCTCACTTGTTCTTATAGCTGGTACCATATCTTGATGTGAATGTGAATTATTTGACACTGTCCTTTGGGTGCTGGAATTAAACCAGGGAGCTTCACTAGTCCCCTGACGACCACGGTTTACTGTTTCCTGGGAGTCTATACCAATTGTCTGGGCATGAATATTAGTTACATTGTTTCCAAACTGATCCCAGAGTCCTATTTTGGAGGTAGAATCATCTCTTCTTGCCTGCGACAATCCAGGCTGGTCTGAATTATAGGAAGATTGAAACGGCTGGTTCCTTGGAATGTTCCTGTCCtgtcctgaaaaataaaacatacaacAACAATTATTAGACATTTTAATTTTCAACTACATTTTGATTTTAAAGCTATGGGATAATTAACTCactaacattttttaaataatttacatcATAAGAACACATTTTTAAATGTAGTTCTCTTGGGCAAATTTGAAGCTATTCAGACTACTAATGGTATAAAATGGAACACTTCATATGCAGTGTGCAGAACTGAAGACcattttaagttttaatcattttcATAGTTTTACATATAATAACATTCTAATCTTGCTTTGATGAAAACAACCTGGAACACAAATTTTACAGCCTGAATAACAGGAACATGATACAGTCTTTGGTTTTATGATATAAGAATTGTTCTAAAATAATTGAAGCTTCAGATATGAATGTGTTAGGTAGCCTACTGGTATCATcatattgtcgccacaagacctatctgttttggtgcaatgtaaagccactagcaaaaaagaaaaaggtatCATCATGACAATGTTGCTGTTTCTGTTAATTTCCTCAGTATTATCAATCTCCATAAGAGTAATAAATATGGACTTCTTCATATAAGCAAAAATATTGCAACTGATATTGAACTGGAGATATTGGGTTCCCTCCGAACTCAGAACTAATGTATCTCACTCATCTTATCGTTACATCATGTAAAGAGTCTTGTGATATTTGTCTTGACCTGCTTAATACAAGATAGAAAGTAAAGCAAAACTTTTCCTACATGTGAACATCCCATAGAGCCAGCAGACACTTTAGCACCagctaaggtacagccctagcattttcctggtttgagaataggaaaccatggaaaaccatcttcagtgatgctGATGAGGTAGTTAGAACCCACCAACCACCAACTCCTGAGAACAAGCTTACAGCTACTTGAACTTGCTTAGTGTGTTGGTAAGACCATAGAATGTATAATGACATGGTGCATCCTGGTATTGCACATTTGTGTTATTTATGAAGTAACTTGATTCTCTTTTTAAAAACAAGACCATATACCTATACATTTATCCAACATAGAGTTATCACAAGCACAAATATATTTTTGTGTCTTGGGATGCAAAAAAAGGGACAATTTAACTTGAGCTCAGATGCTGATAAATTGCAAATACAAAGCCAGCACAGTACTGACCTCTACAGATTGCCCTATAGAGCCACAAACTTAACTCAATGTCTCTCCTTGCAGCTCCTCCTtggttcctttcttcctttctctttATACCAGAAAGGATAGGTTTCAGAATTCGGTGGGCGGGGGGGGGAGGCAAGATAGGCAAATTGCATTATTGTACCCAAGTACTCAAACACATGTGGGATTTTTGAGAAGGAAAGCCTCATCCCTG includes:
- the LOC136864573 gene encoding uncharacterized protein isoform X2, whose amino-acid sequence is MSAAVRFALVLALVSTFTFVKTWPQNNADAELYRQRQRQAASGQDRNIPRNQPFQSSYNSDQPGLSQARRDDSTSKIGLWDQFGNNVTNIHAQTIGIDSQETVNRGRQGTSEAPWFNSSTQRTVSNNSHSHQDMVPAIRTSELHGQNSTTRSDPRTSTTRSVPRIPACNASSASRTNKQGQSAGARSPELHAVSRGNRRVATHSASQKAQALSNSNESLDKSEESRFQTNFPKVSFSENNHRLQEENIKNKSRTVVFQSRTQPLLNLTGNNDNFRENISTVKNFQNTSNISMNNSSTLSVQGRIVTPVIIRGTRPDISTDVREWEGIAAATAGPSSSEFKGDSATSAEASGGAIVFPDAKFKPRLTGNKAPECAKGTTFCTEAENYPLPQLSSILQNEINYKEYFGVDKEEAVTDDEIRQRIGPVDGDPLCRSQEKLIFPKIAQNKDDEWMFVVNLDKDYVQGVRIEVCEKEASPCQLSEGFPPGYTTYCRQKYIYRKLLAVGDDGKPAPDSFKLPSCCACYYRKTSIGNRILSANSSAISKPQG
- the LOC136864573 gene encoding uncharacterized protein isoform X1; this encodes MSAAVRFALVLALVSTVGAGKVWDSYDQQILRLHFTLSFNHIFLSRFTFVKTWPQNNADAELYRQRQRQAASGQDRNIPRNQPFQSSYNSDQPGLSQARRDDSTSKIGLWDQFGNNVTNIHAQTIGIDSQETVNRGRQGTSEAPWFNSSTQRTVSNNSHSHQDMVPAIRTSELHGQNSTTRSDPRTSTTRSVPRIPACNASSASRTNKQGQSAGARSPELHAVSRGNRRVATHSASQKAQALSNSNESLDKSEESRFQTNFPKVSFSENNHRLQEENIKNKSRTVVFQSRTQPLLNLTGNNDNFRENISTVKNFQNTSNISMNNSSTLSVQGRIVTPVIIRGTRPDISTDVREWEGIAAATAGPSSSEFKGDSATSAEASGGAIVFPDAKFKPRLTGNKAPECAKGTTFCTEAENYPLPQLSSILQNEINYKEYFGVDKEEAVTDDEIRQRIGPVDGDPLCRSQEKLIFPKIAQNKDDEWMFVVNLDKDYVQGVRIEVCEKEASPCQLSEGFPPGYTTYCRQKYIYRKLLAVGDDGKPAPDSFKLPSCCACYYRKTSIGNRILSANSSAISKPQG